A stretch of DNA from Bacillota bacterium:
AAAGTCCCTTACATCCCGCTTAATACTTACATCCGATAGTGAAATACGTCCATCATCTTCACCGAATAAACGCCTGGCATCACTTTCATTTAACGGATCACGGTTAGGTATTCCGTCTTTGACACATTTTACAAATAATATTTCACCACTGTTTATACTCAATAGAAAAGCCTCCCTTAAAATGTTTATTTGGCAAGGGCATAACCGGCCCAAAAAGCCGCCATAAAGGCATCTCTTTCCTTATGCGTTTCATTCTTTAAACGGCTGTATTCCATTAACACTACTGCAAAGCGCTGCCTGAGGTCATCTGAAATCTTCATGTTCAACTTACGGGCATACTCATCCATGCGCGAAAGTGCCCTTTTCCAGATCACGTCAGGTGTAAGACTGCTACCAAATGTCATTACACGGTGTTTTAAAAAATCATTTCCGTTACTGGCATGCCAATACTGGCGAGCAAAAAGACGCACCAGATGCCCGGCGGCAAAACCCAGTTCTTCCGGGTCATTAATCACAATTTCATTCATTGGCCCTTCGGCCACCATACCCTGAAACTCCCTCCAGTCTCTCATCCACTCATAACCCCCGTTTCCAGTTTCCAATGCTACTGCATCGCTATATTTTTTTAAAAATTCCGAAAAGGAAAGGTAAAATACTACCTCGGACCGCAGTTCATGAAAGCCGTCGGGCAGCTTACGAGATAATTCATTCATCCGCCCGGATACATTTGACAGGAATGGCCTGCGGGAAATATTCCCCCGGTGCATGACCGTGCTCAGCATCTTCCAAGTGTAGGGAGCTCCGTAAGCCGTGGTCAACAGGTATGGTAGAGAACTGTAACGCCTTTTCAGAAACCCCTGATACTTTTCTGAAACTTCGTACTGCAGAGATGCAGCCAGATCCACGGCAAAGTCGCTTATATTACCAGTTATCTCCTTTAATTGCCTGGCCACGGACGGCATAACGTCCTCAACAGTGGCCCGCAAATGAATATCGCCCCGTCCGGCATCTCCTGAATAATACATGATGGTAAGTCGGTATTCATCGGCATCCATCTCTTGCGGCAGGAACATTTCAAACCCGGTAAGATCACCTAAGTGAACGTCCATTTTGTTTCCCCGTGGCTTTCTGCCTAACATCGTTCTAACTCCGTCTATAAAACCCAATCGATCATCTTCGTCCTCCAGAAAATTATCCAATATGGGTAGGGCATAGGCGCAGCCTGCTACACTTTCGGGGTTTCCTCTACGGGACATTTCTTTACCTGCAGCCGATGCTGACGGGGAAAACAATTCTTTGGTCAACCAATAGTCCAGAGGTTTAGTTAACTTATTAAAAAGGTTGGCTCCATAAGTTAGGGCCCCGTAGCACGCCGGGCAAAGTGCTATTGTTTCTACCAGTTCTTCTGGTTTCATTGACACAGGCAAAGGGCATTTCCAGGTGGGAGTGAACCAGCGCCAGGCCTTACAATAGGATGAAACAACCCTGTCTTCGTGTCCGCAAAAATAACATACTACCTCTCCGCCTTCCCGTTCACCCATCTCAGCCCCCTCGGCCAGCTTTGCTTCCCAGAACCTTTCCTTGACTAATTCCAGGTCCGCCACTAAATGTTTGCCCTTGTGCATAACACTTGGGCCTAAATAACTGCGAGAGCTGTCGCCTAAAGGCATGGTCTCATGTAACTGAAAAGGACCGTCTTTTTCCAGTACAGCCAGTACAATCAGGCCGAGCAACTTAGTTTCTTTATAGACCTTTGAGGTAATTTCATGCAGCTTGTTAGCGATTTCATCGATTTGAGCCTCTGTTAATTCCACTGCAATTGTTCTATTTAAACGCCCGTAAAGATATTTTTTTACTTCTTCCGCTTCTTTGGTAAAAGCTTGGAAATGCTTATCATACACCAAATAGGAAGGTATGCCATAGCGTCCTTGTGGTTTTAACGGGTTACCGGACGGAATGACAAATGGTGTTCCCATGGCACGGTCAACATCCTGCACGAAAACTTCCTTTTTACTTTCGGGTGATTGTAGCTGGTATTCTCCCCATTCCTGTACGGGAAGCGCTTCAATTTTCACCTCGGCTTCCAGTAAGTTAATTTCAACTACAAATACATTGGCCAGGAAACCCTTGGCGTTTACGGCAGCAACATCAGACACCTGCCGCAATATTTCGCCCGGGGATATCCCCCCTTCCACCATAGGCCTGCCCAGCCTGATTAGACTCTCTATTAACAGTTAAATCCCTCCCTTCATTAGTTTCCTTTTCTATTTTCCAAGTCCACACAACCAAATCCCTGCGAGTTTTTAGCCCCCAGACCGGCATCTACAGCTACCTGAAGAAGCTCTTTGGGGCCGCTAAGCTTCATGCGACAGGAGTACCCTTTGATTACGGTTTGCTTATATATGGTGATATTCATCCGGGGACGGTTAAGCTGTTCCACATCAAGCTTCTCAGCCGGGGCCTTATAGCCGTGAAAAGCTTCGTATTTTTTGCGCAGGTTATTATCCAATTGCTCTACAAATTCTTTTTCACCTGGCTGAAAGTAACATGTGTACTTTCCTCCGCCCGGTTTAACAAAGGTACTGTACACTACAACCGGAGAGATTAGATTTAAGTTTACGGTATCGAAAGAGACTTCTCTCTTGTCGGCTGTAATGCCGGCAACCTCAACAATATCTTTCCCCAGGCGTATTTCCCCTTCTCCCAGCATACAACCCATTAAAGAAGTGCAAAACTCCTTTATGGGCGAAGAAATATAAAGCCTGGCACCTTCCGGAAAAGATATCTGTTTCTTGTCCCGGTCCAGGTGGTAGGTTCCCAGCAGCCGAGAAAAGGTAAAAAATTTAAAACTACGGCCATTATGCACATATCCGCTGTTATGAAGAAAATCTGCAAGTTCAGGGGAAATGTTCTCGTAAATGGCGCCCTGGATGAGGCGGTTGTAGTGAATCGGTACAACAAAGTTTTTATTTTTTGCTTGTAACGTCAGACAGAGTCGCAAAATGTAACCTCCACGGCAATAATAAGGTAATTCACCATACTATTTCCATATTTGTCCTAACAATCCTTTGTTTCCGATTTATTATTTTATACTTTACATCATTTGTAGGGAAAATTTTTTTCAAAAAATGACCCTCGACAGACGAAACTAAAAAGGACTGACTGCTTTCAAAAAACAGATGCAGTAGTCCTTTTTCTAGTAGCTTATTGCTCGTAATTTTTACAACAATGTTCTTTGGCAATCTAGCTTAATATGCCATTATCCGGTATGTGTTACAAAAGGAAGAACTTAAAAAACACGATTAATTTAGTTTCAATTCCTTATAGGTAGGCTACGGCCCATGTTTCGCTTTCGCCCACTTGGTTGCCAACTGGAGTTTCAATTCCTTATAGGTAGGCTACGGCCGAAGCAAATCCTAGTGGTTCTGAATGGGATGTAGTATTGGTTTCAATTCCTTATAGGTAGGCTACGGCCGGAGCGGTTGCAGGATATAAGCGAAGCCGATGCTAGTTTCAATTCCTTATAGGTAGGCTACGGCCAAAGAAAAGCTCCCGAAGGAGCTCAAAGGTTCAGATGTTTCAATTCCTTATAGGTAGGCTACGGCCTGGAAATGTTAATTTCGCGGGAGGAACCATCACCGGAAGTTTCAATTCCTTATAGGTAGGCTACGGCCTCTGCACCCGGTTAGCCAACACCTTTCTCCGTTGGGCGTTTCAATTCCTTATAGGTAGGCTACGGCCACTATCCTGTCTGTCGCAGCGGGAGCGGGAAGCGTTGTTTCAATTCCTTATAGGTAGGCTACGGCCAATCAATAAGGCGGTGATTAAATGAGTGTCTACAGGAGTTTCAATTCCTTATAGGTAGGCTACGGCCGGAAGTCATGGACTTAGTTGACCAGGGCGCGGAGGTTGAGTTTCAATTCCTTATAGGTAGGCTACGGCCGGAAAAAACGTCATAGGGCGTGGAGGTATAACTTTGTTGTTTCAATTCCTTATAGGTAGGCTACGGCCCCAAGAAAGAGATCGAAGATTTCAGAGAAGATATATGTTTCAATTCCTTATAGGTAGGCTACGGCCTTCTGCCTCCCATCTGCCAACCGGCTACATATTCGTCAGTTTCAATTCCTTATAGGTAGGCTACGGCCATCTCCCCAATCACGCATACGTCTAGCATCGGGGGCAGGTTTCAATTCCTTATAGGTAGGCTACGGCCAGCCCTCCCCTACATACTAGTTCTCTAGGAGGAGATGTTTCAATTCCTTATAGGTAGGCTACGGCCACAGAGC
This window harbors:
- the cas6 gene encoding CRISPR-associated endoribonuclease Cas6 → MRLCLTLQAKNKNFVVPIHYNRLIQGAIYENISPELADFLHNSGYVHNGRSFKFFTFSRLLGTYHLDRDKKQISFPEGARLYISSPIKEFCTSLMGCMLGEGEIRLGKDIVEVAGITADKREVSFDTVNLNLISPVVVYSTFVKPGGGKYTCYFQPGEKEFVEQLDNNLRKKYEAFHGYKAPAEKLDVEQLNRPRMNITIYKQTVIKGYSCRMKLSGPKELLQVAVDAGLGAKNSQGFGCVDLENRKGN